One genomic region from Cyanobium usitatum str. Tous encodes:
- a CDS encoding serine hydrolase, with amino-acid sequence MAFYSPDPAMAQILADLVRALELEGRPGLAQHISITWLRYDQPLLGRAADLDPAQFWAQPVQGASWAGDRPRYPASVVKLVYLVAAEAWRQADLLADTPELRRALSDMIRDSSNDATSLVVDLLSGTTSGPALPPERMAHWLEQRQLVNRWLSELGWPELHGCNACQKTWGDGPYGRERDFYGSELENRNRLSTDAVARLLQAVLAAALVSPPACARMTALLARSLDPALRLADPENQVDGFIGEGLPLGSRLWSKAGWMSQARHDAAYVELPAEGSMPKAAPFLLVIFSEGQACAQDPKLLAEIASRLAAASRN; translated from the coding sequence ATGGCTTTTTACAGCCCCGATCCAGCCATGGCTCAGATCCTGGCCGATCTGGTGCGGGCTTTAGAGCTGGAGGGGCGGCCTGGTTTGGCCCAGCACATCTCCATTACCTGGCTCCGCTACGACCAGCCCTTGCTTGGCCGAGCTGCCGATCTCGATCCCGCTCAGTTCTGGGCCCAGCCGGTGCAGGGGGCGAGCTGGGCTGGGGATCGGCCCCGCTACCCAGCCAGCGTGGTGAAGCTGGTGTACCTGGTGGCGGCCGAGGCCTGGCGCCAGGCTGATTTGCTTGCGGATACGCCCGAGCTGCGGCGGGCCCTTTCAGACATGATCCGCGACTCCAGCAACGACGCCACCTCCCTGGTGGTGGATTTGTTGAGTGGCACCACCAGCGGCCCTGCTCTGCCCCCCGAGCGCATGGCCCACTGGCTGGAGCAGCGTCAGCTTGTGAATCGTTGGCTGAGCGAGCTTGGCTGGCCGGAGCTGCATGGCTGTAACGCTTGCCAGAAAACCTGGGGAGATGGTCCCTACGGGCGGGAGCGGGACTTCTACGGCAGTGAGCTTGAAAACCGCAATCGCCTCAGTACCGATGCGGTAGCCCGTCTGTTGCAGGCCGTGCTGGCGGCGGCCCTGGTCTCGCCACCGGCTTGTGCCCGGATGACAGCTCTGCTGGCGCGCAGCCTGGATCCGGCCCTGAGGCTTGCGGATCCAGAAAACCAGGTGGATGGCTTCATTGGTGAGGGTTTGCCTCTGGGCTCTCGCCTCTGGAGCAAGGCGGGCTGGATGAGCCAGGCCCGGCACGATGCTGCCTACGTGGAGCTGCCAGCTGAGGGCTCAATGCCAAAAGCGGCACCCTTCCTGCTGGTGATTTTTTCCGAGGGCCAAGCCTGCGCCCAAGATCCCAAGCTCCTAGCCGAGATAGCTAGCCGGCTGGCTGCAGCCAGCCGTAACTAA